In the genome of Amia ocellicauda isolate fAmiCal2 chromosome 3, fAmiCal2.hap1, whole genome shotgun sequence, one region contains:
- the LOC136747097 gene encoding olfactory receptor 52K2-like, which translates to MQQNQSRIKSHTEFLLLGFQGLGEHRQYLFIPFFLIGVLSFVGNAALIFTITAAKSLHSPMYVLICINACVDLTLPIIFVPNMLLSFLFNWNGITLLGCLVQMFFVHFISAFQSTLLLGMALDRYVAICIPLRYNDYINIYSFFKFSALVILRNTCIISLIVSLASPVSYCASNVIDHCFCEHMALVSLACGNTSKNNIIGLFGVFCITVTDIVVIVISYIKMFSYIVI; encoded by the coding sequence ATGCAGCAAAATCAAAGCAGAATTAAGTCACACACAGAATTTCTTCTGCTTGGATTTCAGGGACTTGGGGAACACAGACAATATCTTTTCATCCCTTTCTTTCTGATAGGGGTATTGTCTTTTGTTGGTAATGCAGCACTGATATTCactattacagcagcaaagAGTTTACATTCTCCCATGTATGTCTTAATATGTATCAATGCCTGTGTAGACCTGACTTTGCCAATAATATTTGTTCCAAATATGTTATTAAGCTTTTTATTCAACTGGAATGGAATAACTCTATTGGGTTGTCTggttcaaatgttttttgttcattttattaGTGCCTTTCAGTCAACGCTACTCCTAGGGATGGCTTTGGATCGCTATGTTGCCATATGTATCCCACTGCGCTACAATGATTACATAAAcatttattctttctttaaatTCTCTGCCTTAGttattttgagaaatacatgtattatttcaCTAATAGTGTCCCTAGCCAGTCCTGTTTCCTATTGTGCTTCAAATGTTATTGATCATTGCTTTTGTGAGCACATGGCTCTGGTAAGTTTAGCCTGTGGAAACACAAGTAAGAATAATATTATTGGGTTGTTTGGAGTTTTTTGCATAACAGTCACTGATATCGTGGTCATTGTAAtttcatatataaaaatgttcagttatatagttatatag